In Populus trichocarpa isolate Nisqually-1 chromosome 16, P.trichocarpa_v4.1, whole genome shotgun sequence, a genomic segment contains:
- the LOC7467639 gene encoding heavy metal-associated isoprenylated plant protein 5 yields MDAEKEGAKVEGEKKPAADAGVKKDDGMFISVYKMDIHCEGCAKKIRHAVKHFDGVESVKTDCAGNKLTVTGKVDPAKIKARVEERTKKRVEIVSPQPKKDGGAAAGGGDKKADEKSEKKPEKQKEAEKPPQESTVVLKIRLHCEGCISKIEKIISKIKGVGGVTVDAAKDLVTVKGTMDVKDLAPYLNEKLKRGVEVVSPKKEEEKKDKAGGGDGGEKKDKEKGGEAKDKEKEGDGGKKEETSGGGAKVEVSKMEYFGYPASSSTFWFDGVDGQNQVVESYKNHSDHPYNYNQQGYSAMNQQGYVVDHNYPHPTAQMFSDENPNACSIM; encoded by the exons ATGGATGCTGAG AAAGAAGGTGCCAAGGTTGAAGGCGAGAAGAAGCCCGCTGCTGATGCAGGTGTAAAGAAAGATGATGGCATGTTTATTTCCGTTTACAAGATGGACATTCATTGTGAAGGCTGTGCCAAGAAAATTAGACACGCTGTTAAACATTTCGACg GTGTGGAAAGTGTGAAGACAGATTGTGCAGGCAACAAGCTGACGGTGACGGGGAAAGTTGACCCTGCTAAAATCAAAGCCAGGGTTGAAGAGAGAACTAAGAAGAGAGTTGAGATTGTCTCTCCCCAGCCAAAGAAAGATGGTGGTGCCGCTGCTGGCGGTGGCGATAAAAAGGCCGATGAGAAATCCGAAAAGAAACCGGAGAAACAAAAGGAAGCGGAAAAACCACCTCAAgag AGTACCGTCGTTTTGAAAATAAGATTACACTGTGAAGGCTGCATttcaaaaatagagaaaatcatCTCCAAAATCAAAG GTGTGGGTGGCGTTACTGTGGACGCGGCCAAGGATCTGGTAACGGTGAAGGGAACCATGGACGTAAAGGACTTGGCACCTTACCTAAACGAGAAGCTAAAGAGAGGCGTGGAAGTGGTATCtccaaaaaaggaggaggagaagaaagacAAGGCTGGTGGTGGAGATGGCGGAGAGAAGAAAGATAAGGAGAAAGGAGGAGAAGCGAAAGATAAGGAGAAAGAAGGGGATGGAGGGAAGAAGGAGGAAACATCTGGTGGTGGTGCTAAGGTGGAGGTGAGCAAGATGGAGTACTTTGGATATCCGGCATCATCATCTACATTCTGGTTTGATGGAGTGGACGGTCAAAATCAAGTGGTGGAGAGTTACAAAAATCATTCCGATCATCCTTATAACTATAATCAGCAAGGTTATTCTGCGATGAATCAACAGGGGTACGTGGTGGACCATAATTATCCTCATCCTACAGCTCAGATGTTCAGTGATGAGAATCCTAATGCTTGTTCTATCATGTGA